The genome window tataagaccaatattataagaattaaaatctatctaaaaatatgtgcgtttcaaaaattcaagatCCAATAATTccaataataatctaataattaagtttaaataaaaagctgttgacatattttattaaattcgaaagatttttttaggatgaaaaattttgaattattcttTCAGCGAATGAGGAACGATGATCTACCGCGACAAGAGGATCCTTGGGATCCTTTTCTTGCTCAAcgtaatagtaaaaatttcgGCGAATCAGACGGATTCGCCAAAAACAGACATGATAGAGGAAACAGAAGTTTTTACTACGGTGAAAAAGATCCTGCCAGACAGGTGTCTAGCCAAGATGGAACAGGGACCTTGTACGCACTTTGTCTATAAATGGTACTTCAATAAAACCGAAGGGAAATGTCGACAGTTTCCTTACGGCGGTTGCAAAGGGAATGATAATCGATATAACTCGGAAGACGAGTGTCTTCATTACTGCGTCGGTGGTGCTGATcgtaagttttaaaaaattattcttccaaaaatttatctattaaaagaaaataaaatgtataaaaatcaaaataaaaaaaatattagaatagagaaaatgttaaagtgtgataaaaatttaaattgagaaaattaaagcTGAGAAAATACCATGCatctatatgtaaaattgtaaaaatgcattgtttttataaaataatttcaaattataaaattataattttattaatttacttaatgtCTCTATTAACtaaaatgaattaaacatatctcaatataaaactttttacacGAAAAATCTTATGCGAGTGTAAAGATAATGTTCATAACAAAAATGAGGAAAAtcgttgcaaatttttttatcgaaatttatttttatttattggattgtgcatgaaaataatttatttctcaagaTACTCTACCACCTTATCTCGTGACGAAAGGCAGCGTATTTGTCACAACAAGCGGCACAACAACCAACAGTCCACCCCCGACGACTTCTAGCACACCACGACCGACTTTTGCACCTCCGAAACCGACAAAGCCGCCAGTGCCGAGGCACGAACGAGGAAAGGTAAAGTTATCATTAATTCGTATAAATCTtatacgttttatataaaccgggaaaattattattcctatcatatttttctattgaaGGAATTAACTTTCATGGAATCTGGCCATGAGAAGACGTTCATGTTTGCGCAAAGCAATACTTTTATCCAGCTCGATGGTTCTGGTATCACAACTTTTCAATTAAGGTATAacaatcttaattatttattaatcttaaacGTTATTTTGTAACTCGcgaagcaaaatatattttaatgtatcgcATTTTTCATATGCttccattttattaatttaaatattatttgaaacacTTCACATGACAACAAGTTATTCAATGTACGATaatgtaaagagaaaataatatgtatattatatattattttttataatatgcgtCGACAGATTATGCCGTGAGATATCCTTCAACTTTCGCACCAAGCTTCCGCACGGTTTGCTAGTTTATCACAGCGTCAAAAATCGCCCGGAAGGCCTTGACCCTTACGCCCTTTACGTGATAGTAGAAAAGGGTCAATTGAAAGTTGTTCATGTGTTCGGCAAACAGTCGACTAGTCTAACGGTCGGCGAAGGTCTCAATAGAGACGAATGGCATAACGTTCTCGTGAGAATCGACGTGCACGGAGCAAAATTAATCGCTAAAGTCGATGATAAGAAGGCCGAGACTACTCTAAAAGTTCTCGAACGTGTTGTTAATTATGGGGTATCCGACGACTTGGCTTCGGTCGTTTTAATCGGAGGTGAGAAAGATCTTCGTAAGATGATTCAAAAATTGCTacgcgaattttttttaatgtctttatCTCCGTTTCGACAGGATTGAGCTCCGAAGAACGATTACACGgagtgaaatatataatagaatcgTTTGTCGGTTGCATCAAAAATATGGTTCTGAGTTCAGGAAAATCCGCCAGCGATTTGCTACCTATTCATCCACTGATCGCGACCAAGCACGAGAACGTTAAGGAAGGCTGTATCGATAAGTATGTCTTTCCTTCAAATCAATTGAGGTGGTTCGATATTGCGATTACATctcaaatttcaatttaggTGCAGGACACGAGAGAACTTGTGCTTCGTCCCCGAACAATGTGTGAATCATTACAATAGTCTGACATGTGATTGTTTCGGAACAAAGTACGAAGGCGAACGTTGCGACGTGTATAGTACGTAAAGTATAATTGAATTTGAcgtaaatactttttatgaaaatagtattcaaaaatttcattgtTTATATTCaactcaaataataaattaatcaattaattcaattttttatttgatattttaaatattttatataattatcaatacgttaaataatttgctaacattaaaaattcgaaaagtaaaaaataaaaaaggagacaaaatataatatgtttaagaAAGTCTCTATAATTATAGAGAATAAACTATTATCACACAAaagaattagataaatttgttCATTAAAAAAGAGACAAGTTTTTATGTGCTTTTAAAAGAATTCTATCTAATCTAATATGAGACTAATGGAGATCGAAATGTAACATCATTTTTCAGCCGCGACAATACTGACGCTAAGAGGCTCCTCATACGTGTCTTTCCGTGTGTACGATTGGAAGGATCGTGTTCACTCGTCTGTCAACAGGATCAGCCTCGCTTTTAAGGTATCTACAGGCACTTATTATAATAGGACCTTCCTTTCCCTTGTCGTAGGTTCATTGATTCATTATAACGAAACGTATCTTTATGGTTGAGTTGAGAGGGTCGCACTTTGTACTTTTACGAACAGCTGCTTTTATTCACGCAtcaatttctttaaagaaaaatttacagtggaaatttttaaagagagtGTCGAGTTCCACTTCTCAAATTGTATCGAACGATTGTGTAAACACAATGAAATGTGTCCCAAAttgaatattcaattattagtATTACTAGATAATCTCTTTTCATGTTAGcaatattagatttaaaaaaatcataatatcaataatcagatttttatttttttagtaaaaatgtttctttaattttttattctttattttttctaaataaaaattaatataaaattatgaatgtaaaagattttttaaaataaaatcttctatatcatataaaatttgattaatgaattattaatttacaaatttctaacaactaatttttttagacaaatGTAGCGATGGAGTACACACAAACTTTGCAATAAACACAATGGTTTTGCTtgaatcttgaaaatatttcaaaatatataattatatcaatgttatcgtgcaaaaatttatttttagacaaAATGGGACGATTCCGCTTTGTTTTACGCTTCCGGCGAGATCGATGGCACACCGCATTACGTTGCAGCTTCTATTATCAATGGATCGGTCTATGTTGAACTCGATTTCGGACACAATTCAAAAATCTCCACTATGCTAGGCGATTATGTCACGTCTGACTATTGGAACAATTTGACTATATTCCATAACGGAACTTTCGTCTTCGTCAGCTTAGACGACGAGGTAAAAGTGCTAGAAGTACCGGgagaaaattacaatatgaTTATTGATCCGGAGATATACATCGGTGGCGGTCCGGAACTTCACAAGAAGAAGGGTCTTCGgtcacataataattttgcaggTCTATACGAAATTATCGCAGTATCTAATATCATAGAATCTCGCCTCGTAAatgtagttttatatttactcaGGTTCCTTGAAATACGTGTTCTTCAACGATAAGTCCATTATATACGAACTGAAACGCTCCAATCCTATGGTACACTATATTGGCGTCTTGGAACCCGAATATTATGAAGCCAGTGTCGAAGTTATCCCTATCACATATCCTTTCGCGGGAAGTCATATCTGGTGGCCCATCGAACGAACCGATTCACTGAAGTTAAACTTCGACTTCAAAAGTTCAAAACCAATCGCGGTTGTTGCATCGGGGGATATAAAGAGCAGTCGCGGTATTGGTTACTGGGAggtatgattttatatacatacatacatatatatatatatatatatatatatatatatatatattttttttttctttcttacttttaattttattcatttattcaatctattatataattatttatatatttcttcgtaTATTTTCTCTCGTAGTTACGTCAAGTCAATGACGAAATTCGTTTCCAATTAGTACCGGTTGTAACGGAAAATATTACAGTGGTAACTTCGGTAAAGTTTCCGCCTTACAATACTTCTTGGCACGCAGTCGAACTTAATTACACAAAAGGCGAGCTTAACATCCTGCtcgattacaaaaataagcaGAGCAAATTCTTTGCTTTGACGTTTGAGTTGGGTGATAAAGTTATTATAGGAAGTGGTAAAAGCAATGctggtaaattattttttaatataagaagtctaaaagattatataaaaataacatgattataataaaaattttttatcggcaATTTAGGTCTGGTAGGATGTATGCGCGAGATACGAGTAAATAATCAAAGAATCGAACCTAGATACGTAATTAACACTGAGAGAGTGATCGGAGAAGTCGCTTTAGACAATTGTCAATTTGTGGATCCGTGTAAGAGACCAAACACTTGCGAACATGGCGGTAAATGCTCGGTTAAAGAAGACAGGATCACGTGTGACTGCACAGATACTGGATACATGGGGAAAAATTGCCATTTTGGTAAGAAAAATTGTTGTCCGCGACAATTAATTCATTCAACCAAAATTAGcgcaatatataatgatagttttcacatacataaaaatataaattaaaatattcaaaaaattcaaatatattttatataaaattcatttttttatactgtaattatatatgtatatttgttattatttatatttttatatttgtaattttttaaatttgatttttgtataatttacgcTTTAgcacgatataaaaaaacctgtgaGGAATTGGCTCTTTTGGGATTCACTCAGGATGACGTTTACAAAATCGATATCGATGGAAATGGTCGATTTCCGCCTGCTTCGGTAAAATGCGAATTTCAATCGATCGAAGATTCAACAAAGACGATTGTCGAGCACAATTTACCCTCCCAAGTGGACGTCAGATCTATCATCGAGAGCGACTTTTCCTTCAATATCAAGTACAGACAGTTCACTGCCGAGATGCTTCAAGAATTGATTTCGCACTCGCTCTTTTGCAGTCAATACGTAAAGTATGACTGTTATAAAGCACCCTTAGAATTGCACAGTGCCACGTGGTTTCTGGGCTCGAAAGGCACCACTGTCGATTACATCGGAAACGTCAATCGAGGATCATGCCCTTGCGGAAGTAAgtgttttcttaaataaatttaacattaatgtaatttatagcGATATGAATCTAAAAAGATATACGTTTGCAAACTTAATGTGCCTTGCacgatgttatttattaattttactttagtgAACAGAACATGCGTGAACTCGAATTTGAGCTGTAATTGTGACGTGTCTGCCGGAAATGCGGGAAAGTGGCTGTCAGATGAAGGATACTACGAAACACCTGATTCTTTAGGCATCACCGGAATGGTATTCTTACAACAAAGAGATCTCGAGGAGGATGCTCGAGGACGTATTACTTTAGGACCATTAGAATGTGTTGAGACAAGTATGTGAAAATAtactttctatttaattaacaaaatttcacTTCACACgcacataattaaaatgataataataagacatttttctaaactaattatttatgacaaatattattttatttaaataatcataaataatactatactATATCGCTTTTCCAGCTTTGCACGTAAAGAgcttgagaaaattttttcagaaacgACAATAGATCAAGTATATTAATTAGTGACGTGATTTTTAGATACACAAAAGTACGTGGTAACATTCACGACATCGCAATCGTATATCGAAGTGCCGGGTTGGAGGAAGGGCGATATAGCTTTCAGCTTTCGAACAACGGGCGAAAGGGCTATTCTTTTGTATCAGCCACCGATTCGAAGCAACTATCCCTCCTTCATGGTCGCGTTAACATCCGAATATCAATTGACGTTCAATTTCACCCTAAACACCGGAACTATTCGCGAATTAGAGGTAAGAAGCCGACGCAAGCTCAACAATGGTGAATGGCAGAAGATTTGGATCGATTACAACGACTATCACGTGAGATTTATGATCAACACCGACTTTCAAATGGTGGATTTGTTGCCTGAGGAAGAATTCGGACCCTTCGAAGGATCAATGTTCATCGGCGGTGCTACCGCGTGAGTAATTTTCACCAATTCCATAATTAGTTTTTGCAGAATGAAATCATTCATTATGATGAAAAAGGACGATTTTCAttctatattaattgatttttatttattcgaacCGTCCCTGTAACGACTTTTAGAGAACATCTGAAGACTTCTTCCGTTCGACAAGGTCTCATCGGCTGCTTTCGCGGCCTCGTTGTCAACGGAGAGATATTAGACATCCATAGTTACATGTCAGTACATCTATCGGAAATCATTAAGGATTGCAAGCCTTCGTGCCAACCTAATAAATGTCAGAATGGTGCCAGGTGCGTCGAGTTATGGAGCAATTTCGAATGCGTATGCGAAAATCAATGGGCACATTTAGGCACTTATTGCGAAACAAGTAAGTCtacaattttattcgattatttAAAGAGCTTCTCTGCAAACTGTTTTAAATtcattagttaattaaatttattagtattatttttattatttttttttttatgtagggattatacatatatcctatttttctaaatatggACTTTTAAAAtcgtggaaatatatataaattcgtcAATTTTTGAATACCACAACTCACTAAAAATAATCACTAAAAATAACATTCCTGTGTGTGTGAATCTAGACATCAATAACAAAGCTCTCACATTCACCTCGCCCGGAGCGTTCCTGAAGAAGAATTACTTTGGCACGGACAACAACGAGGAGAAATTGCAGCTGAAGAGCATGCTGCAGGAAAATATTCTGATTAATTTAAGGACTTATGATACACATTCTCTGATACTTTATGCGAACGATCATTTAAACAACTTTGTGCATCTTTACATCTCGAACGGCACTAATATCGTGTACCTTTTCAACGCCGGCAACGAGATCAAGAACATTACCGTGTCGAATTCAAGTACGAATTGAAAGcctgatatatttatttcagcgaaatgtgtattaaaatgttttgaaagGAATAACTTGCGATTTTTATTAGACGTCAACACGGGAATCTCTGTGCAAATCGCTATTATTCGAGGCGAAAATTTGACCACATTACACGTGAACGAATATAACGTTACATTGAACGCGGCACCCGTACTTCTGGATACATATTCGAATAAGCCATGGATAAATTCGGAGAAAGAAGTTTTAGCACCGCAGCGGCCGCCAGCATCCCCCACCGATTATTTTCaagtaaagtattttttttaaagatattaatttttggttCAAATTCAAATcctagataatataaaaaaccaaaaaatatataaaatgtagaaaagtacattgtttctttttaattttcttatattacaaaacttgtttatgtaaaagaatcagtgagaaaatatataaaaatgaaatatataagaaataataaatattttttaggtaAATTTAGGAGGCTTCGATCCCGACAATTTGCTCAGAGTCGGAAAAGAAGGTGCCTTAATTCAAGGTTACGTCGGTTGTTTGCGAGGACTTATGATTGGCAAGTATCTGGTCGATCTGCCGAATTTAGCAAGCGAAGCGAATCATGAAGGCAGCAAAGGCGTTCTACCGAATTGTCAAATGAAGTGTGATACGATACCTTGTAAAAATTTGGGAATCTGCACGGAAGATTTCAACAGGCAGGAATCTTCCTGCAATTGCGAATTGACGTCCTACTTTGGCGAATATTGCGCCGATGGTGAGCTCTATTACttgtaatgtaaaaagaaatgtaattcATGCTTGagtttaaatagaaatatctaAGTCAAGGATTTAAAatcttaagaattttaaaacgtaaaaattgCGAAGGACAcagaagaaattattttttttgaagatacaaaaaatatattaatatttcaacacaacaaattatttatttctacgtAAGACCTCTATCAGAGAAAGCAAC of Anoplolepis gracilipes chromosome 8, ASM4749672v1, whole genome shotgun sequence contains these proteins:
- the Axo gene encoding axotactin isoform X2, which codes for MIYRDKRILGILFLLNVIVKISANQTDSPKTDMIEETEVFTTVKKILPDRCLAKMEQGPCTHFVYKWYFNKTEGKCRQFPYGGCKGNDNRYNSEDECLHYCVGGADHTLPPYLVTKGSVFVTTSGTTTNSPPPTTSSTPRPTFAPPKPTKPPVPRHERGKELTFMESGHEKTFMFAQSNTFIQLDGSGITTFQLRLCREISFNFRTKLPHGLLVYHSVKNRPEGLDPYALYVIVEKGQLKVVHVFGKQSTSLTVGEGLNRDEWHNVLVRIDVHGAKLIAKVDDKKAETTLKVLERVVNYGVSDDLASVVLIGGLSSEERLHGVKYIIESFVGCIKNMVLSSGKSASDLLPIHPLIATKHENVKEGCIDKCRTRENLCFVPEQCVNHYNSLTCDCFGTKYEGERCDVYTATILTLRGSSYVSFRVYDWKDRVHSSVNRISLAFKTKWDDSALFYASGEIDGTPHYVAASIINGSVYVELDFGHNSKISTMLGDYVTSDYWNNLTIFHNGTFVFVSLDDEVKVLEVPGENYNMIIDPEIYIGGGPELHKKKGLRSHNNFAGSLKYVFFNDKSIIYELKRSNPMVHYIGVLEPEYYEASVEVIPITYPFAGSHIWWPIERTDSLKLNFDFKSSKPIAVVASGDIKSSRGIGYWELRQVNDEIRFQLVPVVTENITVVTSVKFPPYNTSWHAVELNYTKGELNILLDYKNKQSKFFALTFELGDKVIIGSGKSNAGLVGCMREIRVNNQRIEPRYVINTERVIGEVALDNCQFVDPCKRPNTCEHGGKCSVKEDRITCDCTDTGYMGKNCHFARYKKTCEELALLGFTQDDVYKIDIDGNGRFPPASVKCEFQSIEDSTKTIVEHNLPSQVDVRSIIESDFSFNIKYRQFTAEMLQELISHSLFCSQYVKYDCYKAPLELHSATWFLGSKGTTVDYIGNVNRGSCPCGMNRTCVNSNLSCNCDVSAGNAGKWLSDEGYYETPDSLGITGMVFLQQRDLEEDARGRITLGPLECVETNTQKYVVTFTTSQSYIEVPGWRKGDIAFSFRTTGERAILLYQPPIRSNYPSFMVALTSEYQLTFNFTLNTGTIRELEVRSRRKLNNGEWQKIWIDYNDYHVRFMINTDFQMVDLLPEEEFGPFEGSMFIGGATAEHLKTSSVRQGLIGCFRGLVVNGEILDIHSYMSVHLSEIIKDCKPSCQPNKCQNGARCVELWSNFECVCENQWAHLGTYCETNINNKALTFTSPGAFLKKNYFGTDNNEEKLQLKSMLQENILINLRTYDTHSLILYANDHLNNFVHLYISNGTNIVYLFNAGNEIKNITVSNSNVNTGISVQIAIIRGENLTTLHVNEYNVTLNAAPVLLDTYSNKPWINSEKEVLAPQRPPASPTDYFQVNLGGFDPDNLLRVGKEGALIQGYVGCLRGLMIGKYLVDLPNLASEANHEGSKGVLPNCQMKCDTIPCKNLGICTEDFNRQESSCNCELTSYFGEYCADEKGADFSGESVLQREFELEGEVNQVKVQLAFSTNELRQRTTALLLVQTDNKSYYLLVALTSEGQLIFEEDRDGSAAYGVRLNDRNFLNGARHSVYYVRDNNTATLLIDREPVQLIPLPGLPIRVDEDETPGATEIQLGGLNTTDSRFIAYKGYTGCLSNVVISINGGPGMKPLEEYMLFTKQASETVRATIPAGVRSAQCAVFHAQPRGLEAPRNDSVGRDREWVEDPPERIPYKSQYSSATQEEQGAGTYIFIALCCVFVAAVVGCIYEVWRSARKDRQRRRRAASGTAATVAASGSQRWQPQQYTDSLVTATGVKAIGFKNVMDDDKRPNGTHVKALGAKEYKPLPNTEPKDLMNDKKVHIKADEEPEKKELLGVNTGIITKPAKPNPFSMEDLREEPELEEREEEEEEEDEEEDVQVSEADKNEDQSQEQQEEQKKENNREDQDDESLVRPVRNKAARRASLTDDELDPDDTQALLETNFSVTGLNEIKTERIIPRVNNTAKNTMPKRPMSLDLNAPIKFRKLREGTWPEKVTAKLIGTDEVNLQSRGRGYYIDAAYRTQNK